Proteins encoded by one window of Flavobacterium sp. N502540:
- a CDS encoding Lrp/AsnC family transcriptional regulator, producing the protein MDILDEFDISIIKELEKDGRMAFSAIAANLKISNTMVHQRINRMIEQGVIGGIKPIIQEKNIGYDWASFTGITLNKDSDSDRIIEELKEIPEITECYYVTGSFTLYIKIIAKNHEHMRRILYEKIDGIPGIAKTDSIIELGCAFKRNISL; encoded by the coding sequence ATGGATATATTAGACGAATTTGATATTAGCATCATTAAAGAATTAGAAAAAGATGGAAGAATGGCTTTTTCTGCAATCGCTGCTAATTTGAAAATATCAAACACCATGGTACATCAGCGTATTAACAGAATGATCGAACAAGGTGTAATTGGTGGAATCAAACCTATCATCCAGGAAAAAAACATCGGTTATGACTGGGCATCTTTTACAGGAATCACCCTGAATAAAGATTCTGACTCAGATCGGATTATTGAAGAATTAAAAGAAATTCCGGAAATTACAGAATGTTATTATGTGACAGGATCCTTTACGCTTTACATCAAAATCATAGCGAAAAATCACGAACACATGCGCCGAATCCTGTATGAAAAAATCGATGGTATTCCGGGCATCGCCAAAACCGATTCGATTATTGAACTGGGCTGTGCGTTCAAACGAAATATCTCTTTATAA
- a CDS encoding thioredoxin domain-containing protein: MIQNKTIQNSIAIVILFLSGISFAQQKSSNTVSLDVFYAKIQSEKKPQIIDARGPEEFALNHINGAQNFNLESKDYAKRIAALDKTRPVFTYSIGAGRSVWLADELLKIGFKEAYSLEGGIANWIGNGKPFYANSKSKLTLAEYNKIITENNDVLVDIGSIYCGACKKVKPVLETIRAQHGANLKIVEIDLEDSPQVIADLKTVKVFPTLILYKKGKIVFKKEGLGDLKNDVNVALASK; encoded by the coding sequence ATGATACAAAATAAAACAATCCAAAACAGTATCGCCATTGTGATACTGTTTTTATCCGGAATTAGTTTTGCACAGCAAAAATCATCCAACACCGTCTCATTAGACGTTTTTTACGCTAAAATTCAAAGCGAAAAAAAACCACAGATCATTGATGCCCGGGGTCCTGAAGAATTTGCTCTTAATCATATCAACGGAGCACAAAATTTTAATTTGGAATCGAAAGATTATGCCAAACGTATTGCTGCCTTAGATAAAACAAGACCTGTTTTTACCTACTCCATTGGTGCAGGCCGAAGTGTCTGGCTCGCAGATGAACTACTAAAAATTGGTTTTAAAGAAGCTTATAGTTTAGAAGGTGGAATTGCCAACTGGATTGGAAATGGGAAACCCTTTTATGCCAATTCAAAAAGCAAATTAACCTTAGCCGAATACAATAAAATCATTACAGAAAACAATGATGTTCTTGTTGATATTGGTTCCATTTACTGTGGTGCCTGCAAAAAGGTAAAACCTGTTTTAGAAACCATCAGAGCACAACACGGAGCTAATTTAAAAATCGTTGAAATTGATTTGGAAGACAGCCCTCAGGTAATCGCCGACTTAAAAACTGTAAAAGTTTTCCCTACTTTGATTTTATACAAAAAAGGCAAAATTGTTTTCAAAAAAGAAGGCCTCGGGGATTTAAAAAATGATGTCAATGTTGCTTTGGCTTCCAAATAA
- a CDS encoding SusC/RagA family TonB-linked outer membrane protein: MKINFKLFLGLLIALFMQIVNAQEGSITGKVTDSKRIPLPGVNILVKGTKISTQTDFDGNFKITAKKGDILTVSYVSFATVHVPASNLMTVQLVETQNELEAVLVVGYGTQTKKNLTDNIARVTAKDIQQIPVSNVQNALVGKLAGVQITQTNGKVEGGINVRVRGAASISAGTQPLYVLDGIPLITDNESSNGAPTNPLLTLSPNEIESIDVLKDASSAAIYGARGANGVVIITTKKGKDGKGTFSLNFSQGVSEATHKRKWLNSKQYVELIREAGTNVDDLASVEEELDRLAQGTDWRKGEIDTDWQDIAFQTGYTTDADFSVSGGDDKTRYFFSGAYNNTTGIIDSNSLERITGRSNLSHKVSDRFTVGMNVGFSRAIINRVQDDNSFTSPLQSVAQAPISQARLADGTANPNTEYANYLLAKDNTFWKTIMRRLTGKVFGELKIVKGLKFNSDFSYDYMTQTEDYWQGKNAPFMATDGAVFATSVNTENYIFSNYFTYDKTFAEKHALNLVAGMELNKYNNRYQDVNSIYFPNDGFQTIDGGAEINEGHGREIDYAFVSQFGRLSYAFDGKYLFKASIRRDGSSRFGKNERYGVFPALSAGWVISQENFLKENPVLTYLKIKGSWGKLGNAEIGNFASRQLYQTNPYNLKSGLTFDQPGNDNLTWEKSTQIDFGAELGFLDKITFEADYYQKDTDGLLFDVPLPKSAGGGDLGTISKNIGKIRSSGFEFTLNTKNITTENFTWTTSFNLTTNQSKVKSLPNNNADVISSYTINRVGENISSFYLVEYAGVDPANGDALFVKNTKNADGSIDKSTTNDYSEAQRTILGNPFPTLMSGLTNTILYKGVDFSFTFQGEWGASIYNTAGIYQSTAADYFDNQTLDQLDRWQKPGDITNVPQARFGGSNGTQNSSRYLGKSDFIRLRNLTLGYSLPKKTVSDMGMSNLRIYMTAVNLLTFTNYKGSDPESRRDDITRANPNIGQEFYSAPPARTIAMGVNINF, translated from the coding sequence ATGAAAATCAACTTTAAGCTTTTTTTAGGGCTATTGATCGCATTATTCATGCAAATAGTCAATGCACAAGAAGGATCTATTACAGGGAAAGTTACTGACTCAAAACGAATTCCCCTTCCGGGAGTTAACATTCTTGTAAAAGGAACAAAAATCAGCACTCAAACTGATTTTGATGGAAATTTTAAAATAACAGCAAAAAAAGGAGACATACTAACTGTAAGTTATGTCAGTTTTGCAACTGTACATGTCCCTGCTTCCAATTTAATGACCGTGCAGCTGGTCGAAACTCAAAATGAACTGGAAGCTGTTCTGGTTGTAGGTTACGGAACACAAACTAAAAAGAATTTAACGGATAATATTGCCCGTGTTACTGCAAAAGATATCCAGCAAATACCTGTTTCAAACGTTCAAAATGCACTGGTAGGTAAACTTGCCGGTGTACAAATCACTCAGACAAACGGTAAAGTTGAAGGTGGTATAAATGTTAGGGTTCGTGGTGCTGCCAGTATTAGTGCGGGAACACAGCCTCTATACGTTTTAGATGGAATTCCCTTGATTACAGACAACGAATCCAGCAACGGAGCGCCAACAAATCCATTATTGACTTTGAGCCCGAATGAAATCGAGTCTATCGACGTCTTAAAAGACGCCTCATCTGCAGCGATTTATGGTGCACGTGGAGCTAATGGAGTCGTAATCATCACTACCAAAAAAGGAAAAGATGGAAAAGGAACTTTCTCTCTTAATTTCTCACAAGGTGTTAGTGAAGCCACTCACAAAAGAAAATGGTTAAACTCAAAACAATATGTAGAACTAATACGCGAAGCCGGAACAAATGTTGACGATTTAGCCTCGGTAGAAGAAGAATTAGATCGTCTGGCTCAGGGAACTGACTGGAGAAAAGGAGAAATTGATACAGACTGGCAGGATATCGCCTTTCAAACGGGATATACAACCGATGCTGATTTTTCGGTTTCCGGCGGAGACGACAAAACCAGATACTTCTTTTCAGGAGCTTACAACAATACTACCGGAATTATCGACAGCAATAGTCTGGAGAGAATAACCGGAAGATCTAATTTATCACACAAAGTATCAGATCGTTTTACTGTGGGAATGAACGTTGGTTTTTCAAGAGCCATCATCAACAGAGTTCAGGACGATAACTCTTTTACATCACCTTTACAATCCGTAGCGCAGGCTCCAATATCACAGGCAAGACTGGCAGACGGAACGGCAAACCCAAATACAGAATATGCTAACTATTTATTGGCAAAAGACAATACTTTCTGGAAAACCATCATGCGCAGACTTACCGGAAAAGTTTTTGGCGAACTTAAAATAGTAAAAGGTCTGAAGTTCAATTCTGATTTTTCTTATGACTACATGACTCAGACAGAAGACTACTGGCAGGGAAAAAATGCTCCTTTTATGGCAACAGACGGTGCTGTATTTGCCACCTCAGTAAATACCGAAAATTATATTTTCAGTAACTACTTTACCTACGACAAAACATTTGCAGAAAAACACGCTCTGAATCTTGTTGCCGGTATGGAACTTAACAAGTACAACAATAGATATCAGGATGTAAACAGCATCTACTTCCCTAACGACGGTTTTCAGACTATCGACGGAGGAGCCGAAATTAATGAAGGACACGGTAGGGAAATCGATTATGCCTTTGTATCTCAATTTGGAAGATTAAGCTATGCTTTTGATGGTAAATACCTGTTTAAAGCCAGTATTCGTCGTGACGGCTCTTCCCGTTTTGGAAAAAACGAGCGCTATGGTGTTTTCCCTGCACTCTCTGCCGGTTGGGTAATCTCTCAGGAAAATTTCCTGAAAGAAAATCCGGTTTTAACCTATTTGAAAATAAAAGGAAGCTGGGGTAAATTAGGAAATGCCGAAATTGGAAACTTTGCTTCACGCCAGTTGTATCAGACAAATCCCTATAATTTAAAATCAGGACTTACCTTTGACCAGCCCGGAAATGACAATTTAACCTGGGAGAAATCGACTCAAATTGATTTTGGTGCCGAACTGGGCTTTTTAGATAAAATTACTTTCGAGGCCGATTACTACCAAAAAGATACAGACGGGTTGCTTTTTGATGTTCCGCTTCCTAAAAGTGCCGGTGGTGGTGATTTAGGCACCATTAGCAAAAATATCGGAAAGATCAGAAGTAGTGGTTTCGAATTCACTTTAAACACTAAAAATATCACCACCGAAAATTTTACCTGGACAACAAGTTTCAATTTAACTACCAATCAATCTAAGGTAAAATCGCTACCCAACAACAATGCAGATGTAATAAGCAGTTATACCATTAATAGAGTTGGTGAAAACATTTCGTCTTTCTATTTGGTGGAATACGCAGGAGTTGATCCCGCAAACGGAGATGCACTTTTTGTAAAAAACACAAAAAATGCCGATGGAAGCATTGACAAAAGTACCACTAATGACTATAGTGAAGCACAGAGAACCATTCTTGGGAATCCGTTTCCAACGTTAATGTCAGGGCTTACCAATACGATCCTGTACAAAGGAGTTGATTTTTCATTTACATTTCAGGGAGAATGGGGCGCCAGCATTTATAACACTGCAGGAATCTACCAGTCTACAGCAGCCGATTATTTCGATAATCAGACACTGGATCAGTTAGACCGTTGGCAAAAACCGGGGGACATTACTAATGTGCCACAAGCGAGATTTGGAGGGTCAAACGGTACCCAAAATTCAAGCCGTTACCTTGGCAAATCAGATTTCATACGTTTAAGAAACCTGACTTTAGGATACTCATTACCTAAAAAGACAGTAAGCGACATGGGAATGAGCAATTTAAGAATTTACATGACGGCAGTAAATTTATTGACTTTTACTAATTATAAAGGTTCTGATCCTGAGTCACGAAGAGACGATATCACAAGAGCAAATCCTAATATTGGACAGGAATTTTATTCGGCCCCACCAGCCAGAACAATCGCTATGGGAGTAAATATCAATTTTTAA
- a CDS encoding sterol desaturase family protein, whose amino-acid sequence MAATAYNSKSKLTRDLSISLFIYALPVLAIFLYFKLTNGAIAQSHIALPSFLEFIKPAFENIRTWGLTAFMVILGIIEFTAGLYDDQWTGQERKVDIICFLAPKLLLPPVIAFFSLTALPYLIPNLANSLSWVPFWGGFFLIAVADDLTQYWYHRLHHQVPFLWRFHRTHHSAPYMGMAMASRQNFIYTVFFSQIYLTATLTFLGLGLPALFVLVIKSFITLGAHSSIAWDKPFYKYKVLHPIAWVLERLISTPATHHAHHADTSGDGIGHFKGNFGNMFFIWDIIFGTGLITRKFPKSYGMKSYKQEEWYAQFLWPIFKSKKEGSALAEGVLAVPIRQKVEKTVPNPAYYEQVQS is encoded by the coding sequence ATGGCAGCAACAGCTTATAATTCAAAAAGTAAACTAACCAGAGATTTAAGTATTAGTCTCTTCATTTATGCACTGCCTGTCCTGGCAATCTTTCTGTATTTCAAATTAACAAATGGTGCGATCGCACAATCACACATTGCCTTACCATCATTTTTAGAATTTATCAAACCGGCTTTCGAAAACATCAGAACCTGGGGATTAACAGCTTTTATGGTGATTCTGGGTATTATTGAATTTACAGCAGGTTTGTACGATGATCAATGGACGGGTCAGGAACGCAAAGTAGATATCATTTGTTTTCTGGCTCCTAAATTGCTTTTGCCTCCGGTAATTGCTTTTTTCAGTCTTACTGCATTGCCGTATTTAATTCCCAATCTTGCCAACTCGCTTTCATGGGTTCCGTTTTGGGGAGGTTTTTTCCTGATCGCAGTAGCCGATGATTTAACGCAGTATTGGTACCACCGCTTACACCATCAGGTTCCTTTTTTATGGCGTTTTCACCGAACGCACCACTCCGCTCCGTACATGGGCATGGCGATGGCTTCCAGACAAAACTTTATTTATACGGTTTTCTTTTCGCAGATTTACCTAACGGCAACTTTAACTTTTTTAGGTTTAGGATTGCCCGCTTTATTTGTATTGGTCATCAAAAGTTTTATCACTTTAGGCGCTCACTCTAGTATTGCCTGGGACAAACCCTTTTACAAATACAAAGTTTTACATCCGATTGCGTGGGTTTTAGAGCGTCTTATTTCGACTCCTGCAACTCATCACGCACATCATGCGGATACCAGCGGTGATGGTATAGGGCATTTTAAAGGGAACTTTGGTAATATGTTTTTTATCTGGGATATCATTTTCGGAACAGGTTTAATCACCAGAAAATTTCCAAAATCGTACGGAATGAAGTCTTACAAACAAGAAGAATGGTACGCACAATTTCTTTGGCCCATCTTCAAATCTAAAAAAGAAGGAAGCGCTTTGGCTGAAGGAGTCCTGGCAGTTCCAATACGACAAAAAGTAGAAAAAACAGTACCCAATCCGGCTTACTATGAGCAGGTTCAATCTTAA
- the rocD gene encoding ornithine--oxo-acid transaminase yields MIHTENALSSKSEVLIEKENKYGAHNYHPLPVVLERGEGVYVWDVDGKKYFDFLSAYSAVNQGHCHPKIVKAMVDQAQKLTLTSRAFYNDKLGNYEEFVTKYFGFDKVLPMNTGAEAVETALKVCRKWAYEVKGIPENQAQVIVCENNFHGRTTTIISFSNDEVARKNFGPFTEGFIKIEYDNLAALEKALESSKNIAGFLVEPIQGEAGVYVPSEGYLAKAKALCEKHNVLFIADEVQTGIARTGKLLAVQHENVQPDILILGKAISGGVYPVSAVLCNDEIMNVIKPGQHGSTFGGNPVAAAVAIAALEVIKEENLAENAERLGVILRKGLNEIAERNDLITLVRGKGLLNAIVINCGEDSDLAWEICLKFRDNGLLAKPTHGNKIRLAPPLVMTESQIQECLEIIEKSLNAFKN; encoded by the coding sequence ATGATTCATACTGAAAATGCCCTGTCGTCAAAATCAGAGGTTTTGATTGAAAAAGAAAATAAATACGGAGCACATAATTACCACCCACTTCCTGTTGTTTTAGAAAGAGGAGAAGGTGTTTATGTGTGGGATGTAGACGGGAAAAAATACTTTGATTTTTTATCTGCGTATTCAGCTGTAAATCAAGGACACTGTCATCCAAAGATTGTGAAGGCTATGGTCGATCAGGCTCAAAAACTTACACTGACTTCACGTGCTTTTTACAATGACAAATTAGGTAATTACGAGGAATTTGTAACAAAGTATTTTGGTTTTGATAAAGTATTACCTATGAATACCGGTGCCGAGGCAGTTGAAACGGCTCTTAAAGTGTGTAGAAAATGGGCTTATGAAGTAAAAGGAATTCCGGAAAATCAGGCACAGGTAATCGTGTGCGAAAACAACTTTCACGGAAGAACAACTACTATCATTTCGTTTTCAAATGATGAAGTAGCACGCAAAAATTTCGGACCTTTTACAGAAGGATTTATAAAAATTGAATACGATAATCTGGCTGCTCTTGAAAAAGCATTGGAGTCGTCAAAAAATATTGCAGGGTTTTTAGTAGAACCAATTCAGGGAGAAGCGGGAGTTTATGTTCCTTCTGAAGGATATTTGGCGAAAGCCAAAGCATTGTGTGAAAAACATAATGTTTTGTTCATTGCAGATGAGGTTCAGACGGGAATCGCGCGTACCGGAAAATTATTAGCCGTACAGCATGAAAATGTACAACCTGATATTTTAATTTTAGGAAAAGCAATTTCTGGCGGGGTGTATCCGGTATCAGCAGTTTTGTGTAATGATGAAATTATGAATGTAATCAAACCGGGACAACATGGGTCTACTTTTGGAGGAAATCCGGTTGCAGCTGCGGTTGCGATAGCAGCTCTTGAAGTAATCAAAGAAGAAAATCTTGCCGAAAATGCAGAACGTCTGGGAGTTATTTTAAGAAAAGGGTTAAATGAAATTGCAGAACGCAATGATCTGATCACACTGGTTCGCGGTAAAGGATTATTAAATGCAATTGTGATTAATTGTGGTGAAGATTCAGATTTGGCATGGGAAATTTGTTTGAAATTCAGAGATAACGGATTATTGGCTAAACCAACTCATGGAAATAAAATTAGACTGGCACCGCCTTTGGTGATGACCGAATCTCAAATTCAGGAGTGTCTTGAAATTATCGAGAAATCACTGAATGCTTTCAAGAATTAG
- a CDS encoding arylsulfatase — MKKTLLTLHLLFSTVLFVSAQNKTTTHSSKPNIILILVDDMGYSDLGNYGSEIKTPNLDQLASEGLRLREFYNNSICAPTRASLLTGQYQHKAGMGFFDINLGLPAYQGYLNKESLTLGEVFRSGGYSTLLSGKWHVGSEDQSQWPNQRGFDKFYGILKGASSYFDSKPLPFGKTPYPVKLLRNNEELHPKDDSYYFTDEIGNNAVTFLDEQNKENKPFFLYLAFTAPHWPLQAKPVDISKYKGKFDEGWDVLREKRIEKLKANGILSANQTVSPRDPEVPEWNKLTYDEKQFWKAKMEVYAAMVDNMDQNVGKVLNKLKALKKDKNTLIIFISDNGAQGGFNTYNPLGRGLVRNDGPIGTSGSFDYQEQNWAYLSNTPLQQYKNNMHEGGFSSPFIAWFPSKIKAGRIDKGTGHIIDLAPTFYELAGIEYPKEYNGVKSNSLPGKSLLPVLFDNVSEVNRGAPLFWERAGNRAVRDGKWKLVSIYPSYEWELYDIETDRGETNNVAKQNPGIVNKLSAAYFDWADQTGVVEYSKFKLKPEVMPGGASLKK, encoded by the coding sequence ATGAAAAAAACACTTCTCACACTCCACCTCTTATTTTCGACAGTACTTTTCGTTTCCGCACAAAACAAAACCACTACTCATTCTTCAAAACCAAATATCATCCTGATTCTGGTCGACGATATGGGCTATTCTGATTTAGGTAATTATGGTTCTGAAATTAAAACACCCAATCTCGATCAATTAGCCAGTGAAGGTTTACGTCTTCGCGAATTCTATAACAACTCGATTTGCGCACCTACCAGAGCCTCTTTGTTAACAGGACAATACCAGCACAAAGCCGGAATGGGATTTTTTGATATCAATCTGGGCCTGCCGGCTTATCAGGGATACCTCAACAAAGAATCTTTGACACTAGGAGAGGTTTTCCGTTCGGGCGGTTACAGCACGCTGCTTTCGGGAAAATGGCACGTGGGTTCCGAAGATCAGTCGCAATGGCCCAACCAGAGAGGCTTTGATAAATTTTATGGTATCTTAAAAGGAGCTTCCAGTTATTTCGACAGCAAACCTCTGCCTTTCGGAAAAACACCTTATCCGGTAAAATTACTTCGAAACAATGAAGAACTCCATCCTAAAGACGATTCGTATTATTTTACCGATGAAATCGGAAACAACGCGGTGACTTTTCTCGACGAACAAAACAAAGAAAATAAGCCGTTCTTTCTGTATTTAGCTTTTACCGCTCCACACTGGCCACTACAGGCAAAACCAGTCGACATTTCCAAATACAAAGGGAAATTTGACGAAGGCTGGGATGTTTTAAGAGAAAAAAGAATCGAAAAGCTAAAAGCAAATGGCATTTTATCCGCCAATCAAACCGTATCACCAAGAGATCCGGAAGTACCGGAATGGAACAAACTTACCTATGACGAAAAACAATTCTGGAAAGCCAAAATGGAAGTTTATGCCGCAATGGTAGACAATATGGATCAGAATGTGGGTAAAGTTTTGAATAAATTAAAAGCATTAAAAAAAGATAAAAACACCCTCATTATATTTATTTCAGACAATGGTGCGCAGGGCGGTTTCAATACCTACAATCCATTAGGCAGAGGTTTGGTCCGAAATGATGGACCAATTGGAACTTCAGGTTCATTCGATTATCAGGAGCAAAACTGGGCCTATTTATCGAATACTCCTTTACAACAATACAAAAACAATATGCACGAAGGCGGCTTCAGTTCTCCATTTATTGCCTGGTTTCCTTCAAAAATAAAAGCAGGCCGTATCGATAAAGGTACCGGACACATTATTGACCTTGCTCCTACTTTTTATGAATTGGCCGGAATTGAATATCCAAAAGAATACAATGGTGTGAAATCTAATTCGTTGCCAGGGAAAAGTCTTCTGCCAGTTTTATTCGACAACGTTTCCGAGGTCAACAGAGGAGCACCGTTATTTTGGGAAAGAGCCGGAAACAGAGCGGTACGGGATGGAAAATGGAAACTGGTATCGATTTACCCCTCTTATGAATGGGAACTCTATGATATCGAAACAGATCGCGGTGAAACTAATAATGTAGCCAAACAAAATCCCGGTATTGTCAATAAACTATCAGCTGCCTATTTTGACTGGGCCGATCAGACCGGAGTTGTAGAGTATAGTAAATTTAAGCTAAAACCGGAAGTAATGCCCGGCGGAGCATCTCTAAAAAAATAA
- a CDS encoding YeiH family protein — translation MSNQTKQFTLHEDWTVVILGFIIIGISLFLFLPEIPTFKWSTGSDLVVDVLNFGNLKILGLQFIYLIFVGTLGAFLIGKSVKNFLLGFPIVYLLTIFALVISGNTTIKGLNLEAVIFSLIIGLCLGNFFILPRWFRSSLSTEVFVKIGLVLLGTTVIFSDILKAGSLGLIQALVVVLSVWYFAFWLCKKLKVDDELTMMISSAVSICGVSAAIATSGAIKGDSKKLSYVISIVLVTAIPMMIFMPVIAKHFNIPEEVTGAWLGGSIDTSGAVVASGSLVGETALKISTIVKFSQNVLLGLAAFAISVYWTYTQNKSEEAVAAKPTLAVIWERFPKFVIGFIAASLLFSFFLTAEVRDEVKDSLKNLQGIWFALAFTSIGLETKFKDLLGNTSRKPLYAFLIAQLFNIIITLIIAFLLFKE, via the coding sequence ATGTCAAACCAAACCAAACAATTTACCCTTCACGAAGACTGGACGGTTGTGATCCTTGGATTTATCATCATCGGAATTTCCCTTTTTTTATTTCTTCCTGAGATTCCAACTTTCAAATGGTCAACGGGATCAGATTTAGTAGTGGATGTACTTAATTTCGGAAACCTGAAAATCCTCGGATTGCAATTTATTTATTTGATTTTCGTGGGAACCCTGGGGGCTTTTTTGATTGGAAAATCAGTCAAAAACTTTTTACTGGGTTTTCCAATCGTTTATCTGTTAACCATTTTTGCCTTGGTGATCTCCGGAAATACCACCATCAAAGGTCTCAATCTCGAAGCGGTGATTTTTAGTTTAATCATAGGTCTCTGTCTGGGTAATTTTTTCATCCTTCCACGGTGGTTTCGTTCCTCACTTTCGACAGAAGTTTTTGTCAAAATTGGCTTGGTATTACTGGGAACCACTGTTATTTTCTCAGACATTCTAAAAGCGGGTTCACTTGGGCTTATTCAGGCATTAGTGGTTGTACTGTCGGTTTGGTACTTTGCCTTCTGGCTGTGCAAAAAATTAAAAGTTGACGATGAATTAACTATGATGATTTCCAGTGCAGTTTCGATTTGCGGAGTTTCCGCGGCAATTGCGACTTCGGGTGCCATCAAAGGCGATTCAAAAAAACTGTCTTACGTGATTTCTATTGTTTTGGTCACCGCAATACCCATGATGATTTTCATGCCTGTAATTGCTAAACATTTCAACATTCCTGAAGAAGTAACCGGAGCCTGGCTGGGCGGCAGTATAGATACTTCGGGAGCCGTTGTAGCTTCGGGTTCCCTGGTAGGCGAAACCGCTTTAAAAATTAGTACAATTGTCAAATTCTCTCAAAATGTACTCTTAGGATTAGCTGCTTTTGCCATATCCGTTTACTGGACATATACTCAGAACAAATCAGAAGAAGCTGTTGCAGCAAAACCAACCCTAGCTGTTATATGGGAACGTTTTCCAAAATTCGTCATCGGATTTATTGCCGCTTCACTCCTCTTTTCCTTTTTTTTGACTGCCGAAGTGAGAGACGAAGTAAAAGACAGCTTAAAAAATCTGCAAGGCATTTGGTTTGCCCTGGCTTTTACCAGTATCGGACTGGAAACCAAATTTAAAGATTTACTGGGCAATACCAGCCGAAAACCTTTGTATGCCTTTTTAATAGCACAATTGTTCAATATCATTATCACGCTGATCATTGCTTTTTTACTTTTTAAAGAATAA
- a CDS encoding RagB/SusD family nutrient uptake outer membrane protein, protein MKSNTILLFMLFAVFFTSCQDELNIEPKQREDASVTLSTEEGVTNVLTGTYALAARGNAYGGRILVYADLLGATGVTATTDFRFRGTFGELRQMYIKQMLADNVIITGTYSRCYEIVNATNTVIDNIDKVKDPAKQARMIGEANFLRSLAYFDLVRFFAKPYVSGQPNNQLGIVIRDKAIYDFNADLSKERSTVAEVYKVIIDGLNLAYTNLPKDNSFYADKYAAKALLARVYLQQGNYALARDAADDVIKNSGHSLSTKYADAFNHDTDQAEDVFAIQITKQTGVNDANTFYSAENNGGRGGDIAIRDPYLEKFTDPNDDRAKFNYVNPVNDRILTLKFTDQFANVGIIRLAEMYLIRAEANFRAGTVVGNTPIDDINIIRTRANAENLTAITLDDILLERQLELAMEGFSIHDIRRTKGSIDVSGDGDGSELLSYDADLLVFPIPISEMDANKKITQNPGYSK, encoded by the coding sequence ATGAAATCAAACACTATACTATTATTTATGCTTTTTGCAGTCTTTTTTACAAGCTGTCAAGACGAATTAAACATAGAACCAAAGCAAAGAGAAGACGCTTCTGTAACGTTAAGTACAGAAGAAGGGGTTACCAATGTACTCACCGGAACTTATGCTCTTGCCGCAAGAGGAAATGCTTACGGAGGAAGAATCTTAGTTTATGCAGATTTACTGGGAGCGACAGGTGTCACCGCTACTACTGATTTTAGATTCAGAGGAACTTTTGGCGAATTAAGACAAATGTATATCAAACAAATGCTTGCTGATAACGTAATCATCACCGGAACTTACTCCAGATGTTACGAAATCGTAAACGCTACCAATACCGTTATCGACAATATCGACAAAGTAAAAGATCCGGCCAAACAAGCCCGAATGATTGGTGAAGCTAATTTTTTAAGATCACTTGCTTATTTTGATTTAGTGCGCTTTTTTGCAAAACCATACGTTAGCGGTCAGCCAAATAATCAGTTGGGAATTGTAATAAGAGACAAAGCCATTTATGATTTCAACGCCGATTTATCAAAAGAAAGAAGTACGGTTGCCGAAGTATACAAAGTAATCATTGACGGATTAAATCTTGCTTACACCAATCTTCCAAAAGACAATAGTTTTTATGCTGATAAATATGCTGCAAAAGCCCTATTAGCGAGAGTATATCTGCAACAAGGCAATTACGCTTTGGCAAGAGACGCTGCCGATGATGTGATCAAAAACAGCGGACACTCTTTGTCTACAAAATATGCAGATGCCTTTAATCATGATACCGATCAGGCTGAAGATGTATTTGCTATCCAAATTACAAAGCAAACCGGAGTAAACGATGCCAATACCTTTTATTCAGCCGAGAATAATGGAGGACGCGGAGGTGACATTGCGATAAGAGATCCATATCTGGAAAAATTTACAGATCCTAACGACGATCGTGCAAAATTCAATTATGTAAACCCTGTAAATGACAGAATACTAACCCTGAAATTTACCGATCAATTTGCTAACGTAGGGATCATACGTCTGGCCGAAATGTACCTCATCAGAGCTGAAGCAAACTTTCGCGCCGGAACAGTGGTAGGCAACACTCCAATTGACGATATCAACATCATCCGAACAAGAGCCAATGCCGAAAATTTAACCGCAATAACGCTTGACGATATTTTATTGGAGCGCCAACTGGAACTGGCAATGGAAGGCTTTTCAATTCACGATATCCGAAGAACAAAAGGCTCCATTGATGTAAGTGGCGACGGTGACGGATCTGAATTATTATCTTATGATGCAGATCTACTGGTATTTCCTATTCCAATCTCGGAAATGGATGCCAACAAAAAAATCACCCAGAATCCGGGTTACAGCAAGTAA